A window from Camelus bactrianus isolate YW-2024 breed Bactrian camel chromosome 23, ASM4877302v1, whole genome shotgun sequence encodes these proteins:
- the SHISA4 gene encoding protein shisa-4 isoform X1 has translation MPPTRLRGAAPLAAIALLVLGAPLGKGGGAGRGGGPGLDAGPPETLGEPAPGAAALASEDCLWYLDRNGSWHPGFNCEFFTFCCGTCYQRYCCRDLTLLITERQQKHCLAFSPKTIAGIASAVILFVAVVATTICCFLCSCCYLYRRRQQLQSPFEGQEIPMTGIPVQPVYPYPQDPKAGPAPPQPGFMYPPSGPAPQYPLYPAGPPVYNPAAPPPYMPPQTSYPGA, from the exons ATGCCGCCCACCAGGCTCCGCGGGGCCGCGCCGCTCGCCGCGATCGCCCTCCTGGTGCTGGGGGCGCCCCTGGGTAAGGGCGGGGGCGCCGGCCGAGGGGGAGGGCCCGGCCTCGACGCGGGGCCCCCGGAGACCCTGGGGGAGCCGGCGCCCGGAGCTGCGG CGCTGGCCAGCGAGGACTGCCTGTGGTACCTGGACCGCAATGGCTCTTGGCATCCGGGCTTTAACTGCGAGTTCTTCACCTTCTGCTGCGGGACCTGCTACCAGCGGTACTGCTGCAGGGACCTGACCTTACTCATCACGGAGAGGCAGCAGAAGCACTGCCTGGCCTTCAG TCCCAAGACCATAGCCGGCATTGCCTCAGCCGTCATCCTCTTCGTGGCCGTGGTTGCCACCACCATCTGTTGCTTCCTCTGTTCCTGCTGCTACCTGTACCGCCGGCGCCAGCAGCTGCAGAGCCCATTTGAAG GCCAGGAGATTCCAATGACAGGCATCCCCGTGCAGCCAGTGTACCCGTACCCCCAGGACCCTAAAGCTGGCCCTGCACCCCCACAGCCTGGCTTCATGTACCCACCTAGTGGTCCTGCACCCCAGTATCCACTCTACCCGGCGGGGCCCCCTGTCTATAACCCTGCAG cccCTCCCCCGTACATGCCACCCCAGACCTCCTACCCGGGAGCCTGA
- the SHISA4 gene encoding protein shisa-4 isoform X2 produces the protein MPPTRLRGAAPLAAIALLVLGAPLALASEDCLWYLDRNGSWHPGFNCEFFTFCCGTCYQRYCCRDLTLLITERQQKHCLAFSPKTIAGIASAVILFVAVVATTICCFLCSCCYLYRRRQQLQSPFEGQEIPMTGIPVQPVYPYPQDPKAGPAPPQPGFMYPPSGPAPQYPLYPAGPPVYNPAAPPPYMPPQTSYPGA, from the exons ATGCCGCCCACCAGGCTCCGCGGGGCCGCGCCGCTCGCCGCGATCGCCCTCCTGGTGCTGGGGGCGCCCCTGG CGCTGGCCAGCGAGGACTGCCTGTGGTACCTGGACCGCAATGGCTCTTGGCATCCGGGCTTTAACTGCGAGTTCTTCACCTTCTGCTGCGGGACCTGCTACCAGCGGTACTGCTGCAGGGACCTGACCTTACTCATCACGGAGAGGCAGCAGAAGCACTGCCTGGCCTTCAG TCCCAAGACCATAGCCGGCATTGCCTCAGCCGTCATCCTCTTCGTGGCCGTGGTTGCCACCACCATCTGTTGCTTCCTCTGTTCCTGCTGCTACCTGTACCGCCGGCGCCAGCAGCTGCAGAGCCCATTTGAAG GCCAGGAGATTCCAATGACAGGCATCCCCGTGCAGCCAGTGTACCCGTACCCCCAGGACCCTAAAGCTGGCCCTGCACCCCCACAGCCTGGCTTCATGTACCCACCTAGTGGTCCTGCACCCCAGTATCCACTCTACCCGGCGGGGCCCCCTGTCTATAACCCTGCAG cccCTCCCCCGTACATGCCACCCCAGACCTCCTACCCGGGAGCCTGA